TTTCTAAATCTTACACCAGAATGAGTTCATAAATGTAAAACCACTTAACATAGGACAGAACATGGGAGAATACATGACAGGAATAAGTTGTAACATGGGACAGAACATGGGAGAATACATACCAGGAATAAGTTCTACCATGCAAATGCTGGAAGGACGTATGTTGGATATGCATCATATTTGGCTGCAAGGGCCTTTACAGAGGATATATCTGCAACTTGTCCAAAACTATCCAATCCAAGTTCAGTTGCATGGATCCCTCCAGTGGTAAATGCTGACTGGATTCCAGCTGCATTTGCACCCTTAATGTCATGATGAAGAGAGTCACCTACAGCAATAGAATCAGAAGCTTCCATACCAACCATGGCCATGGCTGATTCATATATTATCTGAAAAGGAAAAACAGGTGTAAAAAAATGACAGTTCCATAGGGAAAATGTTCGTCGAAATACAAGATGAAAGAAACAGTGATATGAGGAGAAATAGTGGCACACCATCCATTAACATTTGAACATAAAGCACTCATGTTACATGCTTAACGGGTTGCCTTCTGATGCTAAAGTGCAAAATAAGATAACCATCcacttaataaaattaaatagaatAATCATAGAGAAGATAATTAAGTCAGTTAAAATAACGAAACATTATCTGACAGTATAGATCTATCAACTGCATTTATTTGAACATATAGGCATAGTTGCTTGGATATGATAAGTTTTAAATCCTAAACAAACCCACAAACAATACCAGTTACTGACTCAGCTAAATTTGTTTAACAAGGTGAAAAATTGTGAATTTATATATTAAGATAAAACTAGGAGGACAAAACAACCAGGTAATAAAATCCTATGACAATCACAAAAGAGGTATTATGTCCAAATATTTAAGATTGGTAGAATAAACTTGAATGCCTGTTTATTAGAGCAAAGAACAAAATGGCTATATCACCTTATCTGGTTTCCCCATCCATTTCACTTCACCACCAAGCTTCTCATATTTGGCTGCTAAGGTACCTAACGCATAAaccaaaatgaaattaaataaccCCAACCACAAAAATCCAAGGGCATAGAGGGATTGCAGGAGCAGAGAATCCATATAACTGCTgttttttcattaaaaatttgAAGATAGAAAAGGTACTTATCATGACTTCAGAGGAAAaagtatattattttaaaaaaaaaaattgtagcgTAAGAGCATCAATCATCTAAATAAGTGGCAAGATTCAAAATTTTAACCGACAAGAATCACCATAAATGAAGTTGGTGTAAGGTTTCTTTAAGAATTCAAATCTTACAACTCTTTGGATTTTTTGGCATCCAAGATAAGTTTAACTTCTTTCATGTTCTCCATAGACTGAAGGAATAAGCAAATTGTTGAAAGATCACAGAAAAACCTTTGTCTAGAGGAAACTGCAAAACCTTGACAAAATAGGCCTTAAACAAACCTTAGCACTGCCTTTGAGAGTAAAATAAACAGAGATCTCAACTTAATTATTTCAAGATGATAAATCAAGTAACATTCCTGGAATATAAGAGTATGCAAAAATGCACACCCTCATTGTAAGATGAAGTgcattgcaagaaaaataaaaccATTTTTATGTctcttttaattataaaatacattTTGGTTCAGAAAAACTTCATCAAAACGTGAAAGAGGAAAGCCATTTGCACGCTCATGGGAATAAATGTCAGAATATTGGTAGGAATCACAAAAAATGAATTCAAGAAACCAACCAAACAGATTTAAAACCATAAATATTCCTAAGTATatgaaatttaaaaagaaaaaagaaacttaAGTGAAATTAACACGTATAAAATTGGTAAGCATTTAATAGGTGTCAACACTGTGAAGGCAATATAACTGGGGAGATCAGAAGAACAACTGAAATGACATAAACAGAAATAGAATGACCTGCATTGCACAACTAAAAAGGAGATGGCTTTGAAATGCTAATACAAATAAAATGTATTTAACAGtagaagatgatgatgattgtcTGCTTCTCAGTTATTGATGTTTTGTTTCTGGTTCCCGTAGTGTAAATGTAAATGTGGTTTAAAATTACTGCTATTGTTTTTTGAGTGAAAacttattgttattgttattcaaCACACTGTTGCTGTTACGTAAATCTTTACCGCTTACCAGGCATAATACTCAAAGCTCTAGCTTCAACAGTCACAAAGTCCGGATTAGCTACCACCATTGGAATCTTTTTAGTTGCACAATGCTCTAATATTTTCTCAAGACCGTCAAGACTCATAGGACGTACCAAACCTGAAGGAAGCCCCAACGCTTCGGTGCCATGGGCTAAGATAAAATCAGCTTCTTCAACATTCTCAATAACTTGTAAGCCCAAACCCTACAagaataaattgatattttacGGCATGTTAAATCAATCAAGCTGGCCAGCCATGAAGTCTTAGTACAACTGGTAAAGCAATGGAGAGGATAAAAGTATTTGTAATTGGGACACCAATGCATGGACTAGGTGTTTAAATCCTCCTTGAAAGCCAATGGCTGAAGTTGTAGTTTTTCAACAAAAGTCATTCAGTACATGGGGACATGTTTTGATAGTAAACAGGCTCTCAGTAAAGGAATTATTTGAGTTTTGGTGCTAATTAATTTATTAGGGCCTTTATGCAGACATCATTTAAATTCTTCAACCATAAATCCTAAACTTTGTAACTGGAATCTTCTCTGACCACAATCCTTAAGCACGTAAACTTTCTAATCTTCTTAAATGAGTTAGTAGCACAAAAAGCATTCATTTCATTTTAAAGTTGAAATGGTTTACACATCTCGTAAAGTCTCTTTCATATTAAACTGTCCATGGCTATTGTCAAGCAAACACAAAATTATGGCTTGATTATATTAGAAGCTAGTCACAGAAAAAGGTAGCAATAAAACAAATGTGTACTTCTAGTGGACCACAGCAGCTATATTGTATTTGTATTCAATTTGatgatatgcatatgatgattaCAAACTATCCAGAAGTCAGAAGGTAAGACTTTTAGTTTACAAGGCATCTTGGATGTTTATTAGATAGTAATACAGCATAAATTAGGAATATGTGGTTTTAATGCTACAACCTTCAAATGAGAAAGAGGAGAGAGACTACATGAGATTTCTTAAACTGGGGATGCTATTTGTGTAAAGCAATAAAtaggaagaaagaataattaagaAACACTCAAAACAGTTTGCATACCTCAAGAGATATAGCACCCCTGTCACTCCAGGTCATATGAATGCAAGACCTTCCAAGAGCAGCAAACCAAGCATTGTCCCTCCTGAATGTGATAAATACTGACAGGTAAACTCTCAAGATGTATGTTACAGGCTTCCAGAATAAGAAGTTAAAAAACAAAGCAGTATATAACACTGCAGCTGCAATTGCATAATATAAGCATAAGAAGGCGCATCTGGAAAATCCATAAGacaaattattttcattttaaggtTAAAAAAGGTTGcatagtttcttttctttttcttttttaattgaaATTCTGTAAAACAGGAAATCTTTATTCATATTAGAACATTGCATGGAACTCAACAGGTAGATGAATTTTGCAGTATCACAAATTTGGTCCAACTAATCTAATGcacaatgattttttttttaaatgtgttaTAGATGTTGGGGATTTCTCCATACGTAAGAATAAGATAAATAGGGGCAAACCTTTGCAAGTACTGATGTGTTAATTCTCCGCTAGTGATGGCTCCCACAAAGAGAGAAGGATCAAAGCCTAGGTTCTTCAATTTCTCTATTGTTGTTGATGCACGTCTTGAAGAATTACTTATGATCACCATCTTGGCACCAGTTGTTGCCAGCTTTTCCACTGTCAGCCATAAGGATTGTATCTTTTAGGGAAAAAGGATCGATAAAGCACTAACATGCATCTCACCTAACATGTGAAAAATTCAGTATATCAGCAAAGAAAAATCTAACCACACTGGTAAAACTCAAATGAAAACATACATGTTGAAATCACGCCTGGGTAAGGTTGCTTGCCATCGTGAAGGACACCAAATTGATCCAAGAACCAAGCCTAGGAATGACCACCAAGTTAACCAAAAGCAACGAATATCTTAACAGTATGTATTAGTATGAGCAAATACACTCAAGGTTGGCGTAACTACCTACATTTATGTATTACATAAGTTAATTTTAGAAGCCTGTTGTGTCAACCCAGCTATGTGAAATTTTAGAATCCAATCAGCAGTTCCTGGTCAATAAATCCTATACTATGCAAGCAGCTACTCTCAAGGGAGATTAAGTGGAAGTTATTGATGAATCAAATATTTCTATCTGTGACGCATTTCTATGAAGGTCTACGCGTATTTACAATACGGATCACGTTCCTTAAAATAAATCATCCAAATTAAgtgattgcttgacattcaaaCCGGATAGTTACGTTTGGTTCAAAGCAAAGCATAGATTTACAATCGAAGTTTAAACTTTTAACCTTGCAAATTCTTGCAAAATCAATTTTTGATTTCATCTCCAAA
The Gossypium arboreum isolate Shixiya-1 chromosome 10, ASM2569848v2, whole genome shotgun sequence genome window above contains:
- the LOC108487354 gene encoding uncharacterized protein LOC108487354, whose amino-acid sequence is MMAKCSVAPSVEPMFQTFNGLQHLAETRRFKAWFLDQFGVLHDGKQPYPGVISTLEKLATTGAKMVIISNSSRRASTTIEKLKNLGFDPSLFVGAITSGELTHQYLQRRDNAWFAALGRSCIHMTWSDRGAISLEGLGLQVIENVEEADFILAHGTEALGLPSGLVRPMSLDGLEKILEHCATKKIPMVVANPDFVTVEARALSIMPGTLAAKYEKLGGEVKWMGKPDKIIYESAMAMVGMEASDSIAVGDSLHHDIKGANAAGIQSAFTTGGIHATELGLDSFGQVADISSVKALAAKYDAYPTYVLPAFAW